From Stenotrophomonas sp. SAU14A_NAIMI4_8:
GGCGCTGCCGTGGTTGCTGGTCAGCCAGCTGACCGCCACGCCGCAACCGCTGGCGGCGCACCTGCTGGGCGCGGTACTGGGCTTGCTGGCGCTGCTGCCGTTCCATCTGCTGCGCATGATGGGCGCCGGCGATGTGAAGTTCTTCGCGGTGCTGGGTTTGCTGCTGGGCTGGCAGGCGCTGTTGCCGGTCTGGATCGTGGCCAGCCTGGCCGCGGGACTGCACGCTGGCATCGTCGTGGCCTCGCGGCTGCTGGCACCGCGACTGCCGGCAACGCTGCAGGCGCAGCACTGGCAGGCCCACCATGCCCTGCGCGACATGCAGCAGGCGCG
This genomic window contains:
- a CDS encoding prepilin peptidase, whose translation is MTLLGLLAIGLCLRVAISDLYARRVPNAWLLAACALALPWLLVSQLTATPQPLAAHLLGAVLGLLALLPFHLLRMMGAGDVKFFAVLGLLLGWQALLPVWIVASLAAGLHAGIVVASRLLAPRLPATLQAQHWQAHHALRDMQQARQGRTGAPYASYLALAAIGWLLVTTYGGAA